One Phalacrocorax aristotelis chromosome Z, bGulAri2.1, whole genome shotgun sequence DNA window includes the following coding sequences:
- the LPL gene encoding lipoprotein lipase isoform X2: MGREAFLVALCLCLGWAAAPGAAAGGAEAETNFGGIESKFSLRTPAEPDEDVCYLVPGQVDSLAQCNFNHTSKTFVVIHGWTVTGMYESWVPKLVDALYKREPDSNVIVVDWLIRAQQHYPVSAAYTKLVGKDVAMFIDWMEEQFNYPLNNVHLLGYSLGAHAAGIAGSLTKKKVNRITGLDPAGPTFEYADAPTRLSPDDADFVDVLHTYTRGSPDRSIGIQKPVGHIDIYPNGGGFQPGCNLGEALRLIAEKGFADVDQLVKCSHERSIHLFIDSLLYEEKPSMAYRCNTKEAFEKGLCLSCRKNRCNNLGYKVNRVRTKRNTKMYLKTRAQMPYKVFHYQVKIHFFGKTNTTKTNQPFLISLYGTLDESENIAFTLPEVSSNKTFSFLIYTEVDIGDLLMLKLQWEKDTFFSWSDWWTPFTFDIQRVRVKSGETQKKVVFCSRDGTSHLGKGEEAAIFVKCLEQPVNRKRGGAKKASKENSAYESA; encoded by the exons ATGGGGAGAGAGGCGTTTCTGGTCGccctctgcctgtgcctgggcTGGGCGGCTGCTCCCGGCGCGGCCGCCGGCGGCG CAGAGGCTGAGACCAATTTTGGGGGAATTGAGAGCAAGTTTTCCTTACGGACGCCTGCAGAGCCTGATGAGGATGTCTGCTACCTTGTTCCTGGGCAGGTGGACAGCCTGGCACAGTGCAACTTCAACCATACCAGTAAAACCTTTGTGGTGATCCATGGGTGGACG gTGACAGGAATGTATGAAAGTTGGGTCCCGAAGCTGGTGGATGCTCTGTACAAGAGGGAACCTGATTCAAACGTCATTGTGGTGGACTGGCTAATTCGAGCTCAGCAGCACTACCCAGTGTCTGCTGCGTACACTAAGCTGGTGGGAAAGGATGTTGCTATGTTTATTGACTGGATGGAG GAGCAGTTCAATTATCCTCTCAACAATGTCCACTTGCTGGGGTACAGTCTAGGTGCTCATGCTGCTGGGATTGCTGGGAGCCTGACCAAGAAGAAGGTGAACAGAATTACTG GGCTGGATCCAGCTGGTCCTACCTTTGAGTATGCTGATGCTCCTACCCGCCTCTCCCCGGATGATGCTGACTTTGTGGATGTCCTACACACCTACACTCGAGGCTCTCCAGACCGCAGCATTGGGATCCAGAAGCCTGTTGGACACATCGATATTTATCCTAATGGTGGAGGTTTCCAGCCAGGTTGCAACTTGGGAGAAGCACTCCGTCTGATTGCTGAAAAAGGCTTTGCAG atgtGGATCAGCTAGTGAAATGCTCTCATGAACGATCCATCCACCTCTTCATTGACTCCCTCCTCTATGAAGAAAAGCCCAGCATGGCCTACCGCTGCAACACAAAGGAGGCCTTTGAGAAGGGACTCTGTCTGAGCTGCCGGAAGAACCGCTGCAACAATTTGGGTTACAAGGTCAACAGAGTGAGAACGAAGAGAAACACCAAAATGTACTTGAAGACCCGTGCTCAGATGCCCTATAAAG TCTTTCATTACCAGGTCAAGATCCATTTCTTTGGAAAGACTAATACAACCAAGACAAACCAGCCATTCCTGATCTCTCTCTATGGCACTCTAGACGAGAGTGAGAACATTGCTTTCACACT GCCTGAAGTCTCGTCAAACAAGACCTTCTCCTTCCTGATTTACACAGAAGTGGACATTGGTGACCTGCTTATGCTGAAGCTGCAGTGGGAGAAAGACACCTTCTTCAGCTGGTCAGATTGGTGGACTCCTTTTACATTTGACATCCAGAGAGTCAGAGTGAAGTCAGGAGAAACTCAGAAAAA GGTGGTGTTCTGTTCTCGGGATGGCACCTCACATCTCGGTAAGGGAGAAGAGGCAGCAATATTTGTGAAATGCTTGGAGCAGCCTGTCAACAGGAAGAGAGGAGG TGCCAAGAAAGCCTCTAAAGAAAATTCTGCTTACGAATCTGCTTAA
- the LPL gene encoding lipoprotein lipase isoform X1: protein MGREAFLVALCLCLGWAAAPGAAAGGEAETNFGGIESKFSLRTPAEPDEDVCYLVPGQVDSLAQCNFNHTSKTFVVIHGWTVTGMYESWVPKLVDALYKREPDSNVIVVDWLIRAQQHYPVSAAYTKLVGKDVAMFIDWMEEQFNYPLNNVHLLGYSLGAHAAGIAGSLTKKKVNRITGLDPAGPTFEYADAPTRLSPDDADFVDVLHTYTRGSPDRSIGIQKPVGHIDIYPNGGGFQPGCNLGEALRLIAEKGFADVDQLVKCSHERSIHLFIDSLLYEEKPSMAYRCNTKEAFEKGLCLSCRKNRCNNLGYKVNRVRTKRNTKMYLKTRAQMPYKVFHYQVKIHFFGKTNTTKTNQPFLISLYGTLDESENIAFTLPEVSSNKTFSFLIYTEVDIGDLLMLKLQWEKDTFFSWSDWWTPFTFDIQRVRVKSGETQKKVVFCSRDGTSHLGKGEEAAIFVKCLEQPVNRKRGGAKKASKENSAYESA from the exons ATGGGGAGAGAGGCGTTTCTGGTCGccctctgcctgtgcctgggcTGGGCGGCTGCTCCCGGCGCGGCCGCCGGCGGCG AGGCTGAGACCAATTTTGGGGGAATTGAGAGCAAGTTTTCCTTACGGACGCCTGCAGAGCCTGATGAGGATGTCTGCTACCTTGTTCCTGGGCAGGTGGACAGCCTGGCACAGTGCAACTTCAACCATACCAGTAAAACCTTTGTGGTGATCCATGGGTGGACG gTGACAGGAATGTATGAAAGTTGGGTCCCGAAGCTGGTGGATGCTCTGTACAAGAGGGAACCTGATTCAAACGTCATTGTGGTGGACTGGCTAATTCGAGCTCAGCAGCACTACCCAGTGTCTGCTGCGTACACTAAGCTGGTGGGAAAGGATGTTGCTATGTTTATTGACTGGATGGAG GAGCAGTTCAATTATCCTCTCAACAATGTCCACTTGCTGGGGTACAGTCTAGGTGCTCATGCTGCTGGGATTGCTGGGAGCCTGACCAAGAAGAAGGTGAACAGAATTACTG GGCTGGATCCAGCTGGTCCTACCTTTGAGTATGCTGATGCTCCTACCCGCCTCTCCCCGGATGATGCTGACTTTGTGGATGTCCTACACACCTACACTCGAGGCTCTCCAGACCGCAGCATTGGGATCCAGAAGCCTGTTGGACACATCGATATTTATCCTAATGGTGGAGGTTTCCAGCCAGGTTGCAACTTGGGAGAAGCACTCCGTCTGATTGCTGAAAAAGGCTTTGCAG atgtGGATCAGCTAGTGAAATGCTCTCATGAACGATCCATCCACCTCTTCATTGACTCCCTCCTCTATGAAGAAAAGCCCAGCATGGCCTACCGCTGCAACACAAAGGAGGCCTTTGAGAAGGGACTCTGTCTGAGCTGCCGGAAGAACCGCTGCAACAATTTGGGTTACAAGGTCAACAGAGTGAGAACGAAGAGAAACACCAAAATGTACTTGAAGACCCGTGCTCAGATGCCCTATAAAG TCTTTCATTACCAGGTCAAGATCCATTTCTTTGGAAAGACTAATACAACCAAGACAAACCAGCCATTCCTGATCTCTCTCTATGGCACTCTAGACGAGAGTGAGAACATTGCTTTCACACT GCCTGAAGTCTCGTCAAACAAGACCTTCTCCTTCCTGATTTACACAGAAGTGGACATTGGTGACCTGCTTATGCTGAAGCTGCAGTGGGAGAAAGACACCTTCTTCAGCTGGTCAGATTGGTGGACTCCTTTTACATTTGACATCCAGAGAGTCAGAGTGAAGTCAGGAGAAACTCAGAAAAA GGTGGTGTTCTGTTCTCGGGATGGCACCTCACATCTCGGTAAGGGAGAAGAGGCAGCAATATTTGTGAAATGCTTGGAGCAGCCTGTCAACAGGAAGAGAGGAGG TGCCAAGAAAGCCTCTAAAGAAAATTCTGCTTACGAATCTGCTTAA